The stretch of DNA CTTTCAAGAGGTAGGACACCACGGTATTTTTTCAcggatttttttttattttcataATAAAATAACGATTCAACTAATTACTGTGTATGAACATGAGAGGACTGACTTTTGAGTAAGAGGGTGGAAGGTGTCAATTTCAAGACGTACGTATTCGGAAAAAGCAGGATACACAGTAAAATAATAAGAAAGAtaaagaaaaagaaaaagaaaaagaaaataaaGGGCAAAAACTGGAACAAGTAAAATATTCACCTGGAATACTACTACGTCCTCCCGGGTAGCTTCTTCAGCAATCAAACCAGAAGTAGCGTGAAAAATGTGACTGATACAAAGGCGTCACAACCCAACTCGCACCTCCTCATTAGTTCTATGAATCAGCCAATTGATCTACGCTAGATGGCATAGACATAGGACAAGTGCAGTGACTCGGATCTCAACGTCAAAAATTCGGGCTCCGCTTTTCAAGCTGCTGAAGTTGCGTCTCTGAGAGATTTATTCAACATCTGTCACATCGGTGATTGGGTAAAACGTCGCAGCTCTCTTGACTCCAGTTCCATACATTAGCCTGTCACTGTGGCTTATCTTAGACCCACAATTGGAGCCGTGCAAACTATATAATACGAGCAGAAAAGAGAGGTGTCGGTAGGTGGTCGGGTTTTATACCTCGCTATACTTAGAGCATTGTTATTCACCTAGTGGGTGAGAtgaaaaacaacaaaacatGCCGTTTCAGCGTGCATCAACTTAGCTTTTTTGTGCTAACATAACCCCCACAGCACACTGTGTGTATGCTCGTGTTCAAAAGTCGACTCTGAGCTGTCGTTTTGTTCAACTCAGACATGGCACTGATGTCACCTCCGCATTAGGCTGCTTGTTTAGACGCCAAATTAGCACCTCGCTTAATTCTAATTAGGCGTTTTAGCAGATACACTTTGGGCAGTGCCAAAAAGTGGGTACCTGGAGATAACGGTTGTAGGTGGGGCTACCGTGGTTGGACTGGGATGGAAAGTGGATCTGAAAAATTTCTGAGCAGCGACGAATTTCAGACCTATCTCTTTGTGTCTGAATCGCATAAGTAACGCGCGGTTTATTACTGCATTTGGTAATATGAAAAGTGCCGTGTCTTGGCGTACGACAAGCAAGAACAGGAGGCGATAGAGTAGGATTTTGGAGCAGCTCGATGAAGGAAACGTCTTTAAAGAGTTGTTATTGTTGttattgctgctgctgctgttgctgttgttgctgttgttgtcaTTTAAAGAGTTGGCTACTTGGAAGCGTCAAAAAACAGGCACAAGGCCCTATTATACTAGTAGGCCTGTTCAATAATTTCGATCTAAATGTTTGAAACTCCTCCCCTGACACTTGGCGTCCAATCTATCTGCTCCATTCCTCTATCTATGCGGGGCATCTGTGGCTTCACTGATACCGCCAAGTGAGTGTTTGATGGCGATAGTGTTTGGCATGATGAAGTAGAAGGTGGAGAGATCAAGTCGATGGAAACCGACTTTAACGTGACAAAAATCACATTTTTCGGAAACTGGAGTTTTCTTTTCTACCTCTAAATTCCCAGATTACTTCCATCACCCGTTTCTGGATGTTCGTATGGACATGTTCTGCCCGATGTGCGAGATACTACTCTATATCATAGCTTAACTCTTATTACACCAAGAGCAGATCTCCCTTGGCACACGGCTCTGTGGCTGTCAGATAGCAACACGTAGTATATAGGCGGGTTGGGGGCATGGAAAAACGTCTATCGACTTTTTATCGTCTTGCCACTGTTCGTCATGACTCAACATCTAGGAGATCATCTGGAGGACCACCTGGAGCCTTCCAAAGAAGACGGTCTTTACTACAAGGACACTGACCAAAAGACTACCCACTCTATCGATAAagacgacaaaaacgaaaTTGAATTCACCGAGATTGAAACCACATCGATCATCTCCCAGGGATACTCTCAGACATGGGCCACCTACACCGATGAACATAACCCCGACGGGCTCAGAATTGCCACAGACGAAGATCGAGCGACTCTAAGACGAGTAGCTGCTCCAATTGGAGCCATGACTTACATGCTGTCTCTTGTTGAGTTCGCAGAGCGAGGCTCGTACTATGGTCTGACCAACGTCATTTCCAACTTTGTCCAGTTCCCTCTCCCTAAGGGCGGAAATGGCTGGGGAGCCACACCTGCCGGTTCTCAGTTGACAGCGGGAGCCCTAGATCAGGGTCTTCAAGTCGCCACGGCTCTGACTCTGGTTTTGCAGTTTTTATCCTACTTGACACCTCTTCTAGGAGCCTACCTTGCCGATTCCAAATATGGACGTTTCAAGACCATCTGGGCCGGTACGATCATCTGTGGAATTGGCCATATTGTGATTGTGATTGCCGGAATTCCCGGAATCATAGAGCACCAGAAAGCTGCTCTAGGAATCTTTATTGCTGGACTAATGATCTTTGCCTTTGGAACCGGTCTCTTCAAGCCCAACTTGCTTCCACTATTGCTGGAACAGTACAGAGAAGACAACAACTGGGTGAAGAAGATGCCCAATGGAGAACTCGTGGTGATTGACAAAGAATCGACTCTTCAACGAATGACTCTCGTCTACTACTGGTCTATCAACGTGGGAGCTTTTCTTGGTCTGGGAACTGCTTATGCCGAAAAAAGAATTGGTTTTTGGCTCGCTTTTCTGGTTCCCACTATTCTCTACTTCTTCCTCCCCCTGTTTCTCTGGATCATCAGAAACAGGGTTTACAAGGCTCCTGCTTCTGAAGATTCTCTCATTGCTGGATTCTTAGGAGTCATCTACCAAAGActgttcaagaaggactccACATACTCCGAGAAGTTTCAAACTGACGTCTGGGCCACTCTCAAAGCCACCCGCTTCTTCCTTTTCTTTCCAATCTACTTTATCAACGATGGAGGCATTGGAGCACTGTCTAATTCTCAGGGTAGTTCAATGATCACCAATGGAGTCCCCAACGATCTTCTCAACAACTTCAACCCTCTCACGATTATTGTGGCAGTACCGATAGTCAACTACGGACTATATCCTCTACTGAGACGCTACAAAATCAACTTTCGGGCCTCGTTCCGAATCTTTTTGGGCTTTATGCTGGCAGCTTTTTCTCCCATGAT from Yarrowia lipolytica chromosome 1D, complete sequence encodes:
- a CDS encoding uncharacterized protein (Compare to YALI0D23485g, weakly similar to uniprot|P32901 Saccharomyces cerevisiae YKR093w PTR2 peptide transporter), coding for MTQHLGDHLEDHLEPSKEDGLYYKDTDQKTTHSIDKDDKNEIEFTEIETTSIISQGYSQTWATYTDEHNPDGLRIATDEDRATLRRVAAPIGAMTYMLSLVEFAERGSYYGLTNVISNFVQFPLPKGGNGWGATPAGSQLTAGALDQGLQVATALTLVLQFLSYLTPLLGAYLADSKYGRFKTIWAGTIICGIGHIVIVIAGIPGIIEHQKAALGIFIAGLMIFAFGTGLFKPNLLPLLLEQYREDNNWVKKMPNGELVVIDKESTLQRMTLVYYWSINVGAFLGLGTAYAEKRIGFWLAFLVPTILYFFLPLFLWIIRNRVYKAPASEDSLIAGFLGVIYQRLFKKDSTYSEKFQTDVWATLKATRFFLFFPIYFINDGGIGALSNSQGSSMITNGVPNDLLNNFNPLTIIVAVPIVNYGLYPLLRRYKINFRASFRIFLGFMLAAFSPMIGAILQWRIYETSPCGYYATQCEAGVAPITIWWQVFPYVCTALSEIFAITTSYELAYSLAPEHMRSLVMALLLFMSAFSTAIQTGLTPALVDPHLIWPFVGISAAGGAFAIAFLFCYWNLGKGQKLTKWMSLINSCLLSFNSCDCDVYSRSLSVHNYPDIHMLKTVRS